One window of the Microplitis demolitor isolate Queensland-Clemson2020A chromosome 10, iyMicDemo2.1a, whole genome shotgun sequence genome contains the following:
- the LOC103571774 gene encoding dihydroxyacetone phosphate acyltransferase, translating into MEKSSNYFDLLTERRKSSDILWASRYMDIIVPHYLSSEHNWSRNQAIEFTLKHPKVLNVIESLAETQNVDKSFIVREARNILEEVASRHHLPTFRWLAIVVVKVLKRILQSFRVNVKYLLDIKGQMMYSDVQYVYVPSHRSYLDFILMSYLLFNYDMAIPNIASGMDFYRMNIVGEILRKTGAFYMRRSFSTDLLYKETFKAYVASLVEHSDRAIEFFIEGTRSRSQKSIAPKFGLLGMILESLFQGRIPDILFIPVSISYDKPLEESLFSYELLGVPKPAETTTGLFKSLSILREQQAHGHVYFHINPPISAAKFMDVSSRKISALYPNSKVPAEIVKNIAYAIIDSQKEHTVFMPINLIAVLVNERIHSHPGNPYSFDGLLQDYCWLKKLITQSLGSSVYPSPENLEEDNIRRSEKDEIKESLNTHRNLLGFDSNGMLIIHGSQREIKSNKTIRVKGHTLDDRTMSIAVPTINLAIYVNPIFAIFTKLSIAVLSINSDNLSQEIAEEQYVLLRSLLTTEFALPDNNDREVIIDEFRKELSFLINEKCYKIYNNQLTFDCNNTLRMLLNNLLLPFISAIYVTCIVLLQWDKTMGELSDQEIMKECQKRTEILLFQGESFINHPYTLSLDLYTSTLVSLSSYGAITSIDSKPRVYNPDKNKLSFIISELEKIVSQRPPGNYVDLAQSFFHFDNTLQAKL; encoded by the exons atgGAAAAGTCATCGAATTACTTCGATTTATTGACAGAACGACGAAAATCTTCAGATATTTTGTGGGCATCGCGTTATATGGACATTATTGTACCCCATTATTTGTCATCAGAACACAACTGGTCCAGAAATCAAGCCATTGAATTCACACTAAAGCACCCTAAGGTTCTAAATGTTATTGAATCTTTGGCGGAAACGCAAAATGTTGATAAATCTTTTATTGTACGAGAAGCCAGAAATATTCTGGAAGAAGTTGCTAGCAGACATCATCTACCGACATTCCGATGGCTGG CAATCGTCGTTGTCAAAGTATTGAAACGTATACTGCAGAGTTTTCGTGTAAACGTTAAGTATTTATTAGACATTAAAGGCCAAATGATGTATTCAGATGTGCAATACGTTTATGTGCCATCACATCGAagttatttagattttatattgatgtcatatttattattcaattatgaTATGGCAATACCAAATATTGCAAGTGGGATGGACTTTTACCGTATGAATATTGTCGGTGAAATATTGAGGAAAACAGGAGCATTTTATATGAGACGCAGCTTTTCGACAGATTTATTATACAAAGAAACTTTCAAAGCTTATGTTGCTTCACTAGTTGAACATAGCGATCGtgctattgaattttttattgaaggaACTAGGAGTCGTAGCCAAAAAAGTATTGCACCTAAATTTG gtTTACTGGGAATGATATTGGAATCATTGTTTCAAGGAAGAATTCCTGATATTCTATTCATACCAGTATCAATAAGTTATGATAAACCTTTAGAAGAATCATTATTCTCTTATGAATTACTGGGAGTGCCAAAACCAGCAGAAACAACGACAGGGCTTTTCAAATCACTATCGATATTACGTGAACAACAGGCCCATGGTCACGTTTACTTTCACATCAATCCTCCAATATCAGCAGCTAAATTTATGGACGTATCATCTAGGAAAATAAGTGCCTTATATCCAAATTCAAAAGTACCGGCTGAGATAGTCAAAAATATTGCATATGCTATTATTGACAGCCAGAAAGAACACACTGTTTTTATgcctattaatttaattgctgTTCTTGTCAATGAGAGAATTCATTCTCACCCTGGTAATCCTTACTCGTTTGATGGCTTGCTGCAAGACTATTGTTGGTTAAAGAAATTAATCACACAGTCACTGGGATCATCTGTTTATCCATCACCTGAAAA CCTGGAAGAAGACAATATAAGAAGATCAGaaaaagatgaaataaaagaGTCTTTGAACACACATAGAAATTTATTGGGCTTTGATAGCAATGGTATGCTAATAATCCATGGCTCGCAACGTGAAATTAAATCAAACAAAACAATTCGTGTCAAAGGTCACACACTTGACGACCGGACAATGTCAATAGCCGTTCCAACAATAAATCTTGCTATTTATGTCAATCCTATATTTGCAATATTTACGAAACTATCTATTGCagtattatcaataaatagtGATAATTTATCTCAAG aaaTAGCCGAAGAACAATACGTTTTATTAAGATCATTATTAACTACTGAATTTGCACTACCGGATAATAATGATCGCGAAGTGATAATTGACGAATTTAGAAAAGAATTATCGTTTTTAATAAAcgaaaaatgttataaaatttataataatcaattgacTTTTGATTGCAATAATACTTTAAGGATGTTACTGAACAATCTTTTGTTACCTTTTATATCTGCAATATATGTAACTTGTATTGTTTTACTTCAG tgGGATAAAACCATGGGGGAATTATCAGACCaagaaataatgaaagaaTGCCAAAAACGTacggaaattttattatttcaaggagaaagttttattaatcatCCGTATACTTTATCATTAGATTTATATACATCGACATTAGTTAGCTTATCATCATACGGAGCAATAACTTCAATAGACAGTAAACCCCGTGTTTATAATcccgataaaaataaactgtcATTTATAATAAGCGAGCTTGAAAAAATAGTGTCCCAACGTCCACCAGGAAATTATGTCGATCTGGCTCAATCTTTTTTCCATTTTGACAATACGTTGCAAGCTAAACTTTGA
- the LOC103571879 gene encoding pinin encodes MRRLDSKENWGADKLEAELQAARDGLRELERDIRKILGRDLPDTENGLNQQSVRVGQKRIVQDDRKRNLTDYTSNNDHHHSSGGKRSRWQSQSLSSPPTSTPGEPKTVFSRLSARVPSTADDSDNDDDNPMKPAVSSRVIATPREIPSRQEVIRRERVDERSRQRNKRMFGALLGTLQKFRQEETKLKAKEDKKAEVEARVEEAKRREKEELKRERQQLFLSRKRQLAEVKALESKLARSKQFQIWKNAQLPLASFIKTQATPAIYYLPKRKHPKTDTLLEQCAKELHAEVERREKSLAEEIEAIESQINANKQNQSIDKSEAMEINEIQIMEDGEENRDPNPEINDKVNDNDSSPIGIKSEFQDTNEDNLKNDHIEVTKAKKIDESNEDEVNKNYG; translated from the exons ATGAGGCGTTTAGACTCTAAGGAGAATTGGGGTGCTGATAAACTTGAAGCTGAATTACAAGCAGCAAGAGATGGACTACGCGAATTAGAACGCGATATTCGTAAAATATTGGGTCGGGATTTACCAGATACGGAAAATGGATTAAATCAACAATCTGTAAG ggtcGGACAAAAAAGAATAGTTCAAGATGACcgtaaaagaaatttaacaGACTACACGAGCAATAATGATCATCATCATTCAAGTGGTGGGAAACGTAGTCGTTGGCAGTCACAGTCATTATCATCACCACCGACATCAACTCCCGGTGAACCTAAAACAGTTTTTAGTCGATTGAGTGCACGTGTACCATCAACAGCAGATGACagtgataatgatgatgacaaTCCTATGAAACCAGCGGTATCCTCACGTGTGATAGCAACTCCACGTGAAATACCATCCCGGCAAGAAGTTATCAGACGTGAACGTGTCGATGAACGCAGTCGGCAAAGGAATAAACGTATGTTTGGTGCCTTGTTGGGCACTTTGCAAAAATTTCGTCAAGAAGAAACTAAACTGAAAgctaaa GAAGATAAAAAAGCAGAAGTTGAAGCACGTGTTGAGGAGGCCAAGAGACGTGAAAAAGAAGAACTTAAACGCGAACGACagcaattatttttgtcacGAAAGCGGCAATTGGCTGAAGTTAAAGCTCTGGAATCAAAATTAGCTCGCAGTAAGcaatttcaaatttggaaaaatgcTCAGTTGCCGTTGGCGTCATTCATTAAAACACAAGCAACACCTGCTATTTATTATCTGCCCAAGCGGAAGCATCCAAAGACTGATACTTTGCTTGAACAATGCGCTAAAGAACTTCAcg cggAAGTTGAACGAAGAGAAAAATCATTGGCAGAAGAAATAGAAGCAATTGAGTCTCAAATAAATGcaaataaacaaaatcaaaGTATCGATAAGTCCGAGGCCATGGAAATAAATGAGATTCAAATAATGGAAGACGGTGAAGAAAATCGTGATCCTAATcctgaaataaatgataaagtaAACGATAATGACAGTTCGCCAATCGGAATAAAAAGTGAATTTCAAGATACCAAtgaggataatttaaaaaatgaccatATCGAAGTAactaaagctaaaaaaattgatgaaagtAATGAAgatgaagtaaataaaaattatggttaa
- the LOC103571776 gene encoding paired box protein Pax-1 isoform X1: MDPIILENNNGIGQQQQQQQQYGEVNQLGGVFVNGRPLPNAVRLRIVELAQLGIRPCDISRQLRVSHGCVSKILARYHETGSILPGAIGGSKPRVTTPKVVQYIKQLKLKDPGIFAWEIRDRLLSDGVCDKYNVPSVSSISRILRNKVGANSSALHHHPHHPAHHHHHHHIYAAAAAAGAALCPVTYPPSPYHQPPSAVTHHHHHHHHQSERLAYFITASSYPSFDVHSQPHRSYPSSTSPRSPSYLAPGST; the protein is encoded by the exons atggaTCCAATTATATTAG aaaacaaCAATGGTATCggacagcagcagcaacaacaacagcaataTGGTGAAGTAAATCAGCTTGGCGGTGTATTCGTTAACGGTAGACCTTTACCGAATGCTGTGAGACTTAGGATTGTTGAATTGGCACAGCTCGGAATTCGACCCTGTGACATTTCTCGTCAATTACGCGTTAGTCACGGATGCGTTAGTAAAATTCTAGCTCGTTACCATGAAACAGGAAGTATTTTACCCGGTGCGATCGGTGGCAGTAAGCCCCGTGTAACGACACCGAAAGTTGTTCAAtacataaaacaattaaagttaaaagaTCCTGGAATATTTGCTTGGGAAATAAGAGATCGGCTACTTTCCGATGGTGTTTGTGATAAATACAACGTACCGTCGGTTTCAAGTATCTCAAGAATATTAAGGAATAAAGTAGGAGCTAATTCAAGTGCTCTTCACCATCATCCTCATCATCCGgctcatcatcaccatcatcatcacaTATATGCCGCGGCTGCCGCAGCTGGGGCAGCTTTATGTCCAGTAACGTATCCACCGTCGCCTTACCATCAACCACCTTCAGCAGTcactcatcatcatcaccatcatcatcatcaaagTGAACGATTAG cTTATTTTATAACCGCCTCGTCATACCCCTCCTTTGATGTTCATTCACAACCCCATCGAAGTTACCCTTCGTCAACGTCGCCCCGATCTCCTTCCTACCTGGCACCAGGATCAACGTGA
- the LOC103571776 gene encoding paired box protein Pax-1 isoform X2, whose amino-acid sequence MDPIILENNNGIGQQQQQQQQYGEVNQLGGVFVNGRPLPNAVRLRIVELAQLGIRPCDISRQLRVSHGCVSKILARYHETGSILPGAIGGSKPRVTTPKVVQYIKQLKLKDPGIFAWEIRDRLLSDGVCDKYNVPSVSSISRILRNKVGANSSALHHHPHHPAHHHHHHHIYAAAAAAGAALCPVTYPPSPYHQPPSAVTHHHHHHHHQSERLGKNLTFSINKILKQDLVTFHDSNQQNS is encoded by the exons atggaTCCAATTATATTAG aaaacaaCAATGGTATCggacagcagcagcaacaacaacagcaataTGGTGAAGTAAATCAGCTTGGCGGTGTATTCGTTAACGGTAGACCTTTACCGAATGCTGTGAGACTTAGGATTGTTGAATTGGCACAGCTCGGAATTCGACCCTGTGACATTTCTCGTCAATTACGCGTTAGTCACGGATGCGTTAGTAAAATTCTAGCTCGTTACCATGAAACAGGAAGTATTTTACCCGGTGCGATCGGTGGCAGTAAGCCCCGTGTAACGACACCGAAAGTTGTTCAAtacataaaacaattaaagttaaaagaTCCTGGAATATTTGCTTGGGAAATAAGAGATCGGCTACTTTCCGATGGTGTTTGTGATAAATACAACGTACCGTCGGTTTCAAGTATCTCAAGAATATTAAGGAATAAAGTAGGAGCTAATTCAAGTGCTCTTCACCATCATCCTCATCATCCGgctcatcatcaccatcatcatcacaTATATGCCGCGGCTGCCGCAGCTGGGGCAGCTTTATGTCCAGTAACGTATCCACCGTCGCCTTACCATCAACCACCTTCAGCAGTcactcatcatcatcaccatcatcatcatcaaagTGAACGATTAG GTAAAAACTTGACGTTCtccatcaataaaattttgaagcaGGATCTGGTTACTTTTCATGATTCCAATCAGCAAAACAGTTGA
- the LOC103571775 gene encoding THAP domain-containing protein 1 isoform X2, with protein sequence MVFTCFVCKWRGDREPRRSFHKFPADINERQKWLDIIGSNKSVGKRTSLCSIHFENNCFRYGSVVGRKILNTGSLPSLYLTKTPDLPLQDKVDDKTPDIEPDYLYILEEPQIYEHIDEVAVKRF encoded by the exons atggtATTCACATGTTTTGTGTGTAAATGGCGAGGAGATAGAGAACCTCGAAGGTCTTTTCATAA attTCCTGCGGATATAAATGAAAGACAAAAATGGCTGGATATAATCGGAAGTAACAAATCGGTGGGTAAACGAACATCATTATGTTCAATAcactttgaaaataattgttttcgCTATGGTTCAGTTGTGGGGAGAAAAATTCTGAATACTGGAAGTTTACCATCGTTATATTTGACAAAAACACCAG ATTTACCTTTACAAGATAAAGTTGATGACAAAACGCCTGATATTGAACctgattatttatatatacttgaGGAGCCACAAATTTACGAGCATATTGATGAAGTAGCTGTGAAAAG ATTTTAA
- the LOC103571775 gene encoding uncharacterized protein LOC103571775 isoform X1 produces the protein MVFTCFVCKWRGDREPRRSFHKFPADINERQKWLDIIGSNKSVGKRTSLCSIHFENNCFRYGSVVGRKILNTGSLPSLYLTKTPDLPLQDKVDDKTPDIEPDYLYILEEPQIYEHIDEVAVKRCVEVNNDNNLNPFIGTDQSAIVENSWQFSEHDYCVPATIPDVDWVTAMSSSENTTDGQIIDANCDTLCDNFELGHIDIIDIDTFSINDKPEEYNQLNITMSANKSTLPEIVNPVYKEHDYSISTAYLNVI, from the exons atggtATTCACATGTTTTGTGTGTAAATGGCGAGGAGATAGAGAACCTCGAAGGTCTTTTCATAA attTCCTGCGGATATAAATGAAAGACAAAAATGGCTGGATATAATCGGAAGTAACAAATCGGTGGGTAAACGAACATCATTATGTTCAATAcactttgaaaataattgttttcgCTATGGTTCAGTTGTGGGGAGAAAAATTCTGAATACTGGAAGTTTACCATCGTTATATTTGACAAAAACACCAG ATTTACCTTTACAAGATAAAGTTGATGACAAAACGCCTGATATTGAACctgattatttatatatacttgaGGAGCCACAAATTTACGAGCATATTGATGAAGTAGCTGTGAAAAGGTGCGTGGAAgttaataatgacaataatttgaatccATTTATCGGTACTGATCAAAGTGCAATAGTAGAAAACAGTTGGCAGTTTTCGGAACATGATTACTGTGTTCCTGCAACTATTCCTGATGTTGATTGGGTGACTGCGATGAGCAGCAGTGAAAACACAACTGATGGACAAATTATTGATGCCAATTGTGATACTTTATGTGATAATTTTGAGCTTGGTCATATTGatataattgatattgataCTTTTTCTATCAATGATAAGCCTGAGGAATATAATCAGTTAAATATAACGATGAGCGCAAATAAAAGTACACTCCCAGAAATTGTTAATCCAGTTTACAAAGAACATGATTATTCAATTTCTACTGCTTATCTCAACGTAATTTAG
- the LOC103571779 gene encoding protein Abitram isoform X2, with protein MDDINEQDDEMEVKAENEIEGKDEEIDDGDDGYEFPPDDNVVDMLDEVPLDQELKIHSNRICMISLAPSHPVMQKCNEIEKINFKVTEKLDRASNKVSGKGKHGAQPLQENSNICFITLTNGETWPIKCCMIGKLIEVNLELVNNPQLIRELPHRGGYLAIVLPNIKVHETMRDKLLDEESYLKAVAQREENPDIENSNAIKRGRNDGDAPEREAKVIKTLE; from the exons atggatGATATCAATGAGCAGGATGATGAGATGGAAGTAAAAGCTGAGAATGAAATTGAGGGAAAGGATGAAGAGATAGATGACGGTGATGATGGATATGAGTTTCCTCCTGATGACAATGTCGTTGACATGCTGGATGAGGTGCCACTGGATCAAGAATTAAA AATACACAGCAATCGTATCTGCATGATATCTTTGGCGCCAAGTCATCCGGTCATGCAGAAATGtaatgaaatagaaaaaataaattttaaagtcacTGAAAAATTGGACAGGGCGTCTAATAAAGTATCAGGTAAAGGCAAACATGGCGCGCAGCCACTGCAGGAAAACTCAAATATTTGTTTCATCACTCTGACAAACGGGGAAACCTGGCCTATAAAATGTTGCATGATTGGTAAATTGATTGAAGTTAATCTGGAGCTGGTAAATAATCCTCAGCTGATTCGAGAACTCCCTCACAGGGGAGGATATCTTGCTATCGTGTTACCAAATATTAAAGTCCACGAGACGATGAGGGACAAACTTCTGGACGAAGAAAGTTACCTGAAAGCTGTTGCTCAGCGGGAAGAAAATCCTGATATTGAAAACAGCAATGCAATTAAACGAGGGAGGAATGACGGGGACGCGCCAGAGAGAGAagcaaaagtaataaaaactttagagtag
- the LOC103571779 gene encoding protein Abitram isoform X1: MDDINEQDDEMEVKAENEIEGKDEEIDDGDDGYEFPPDDNVVDMLDEVPLDQELKCVTDRYFTPYYKLDAQKKNNDICIRIHSNRICMISLAPSHPVMQKCNEIEKINFKVTEKLDRASNKVSGKGKHGAQPLQENSNICFITLTNGETWPIKCCMIGKLIEVNLELVNNPQLIRELPHRGGYLAIVLPNIKVHETMRDKLLDEESYLKAVAQREENPDIENSNAIKRGRNDGDAPEREAKVIKTLE, translated from the coding sequence atggatGATATCAATGAGCAGGATGATGAGATGGAAGTAAAAGCTGAGAATGAAATTGAGGGAAAGGATGAAGAGATAGATGACGGTGATGATGGATATGAGTTTCCTCCTGATGACAATGTCGTTGACATGCTGGATGAGGTGCCACTGGATCAAGAATTAAAGTGCGTAACTGACAGATATTTTACTCCATACTACAAACTAGatgcgcaaaaaaaaaataatgatatctGTATTAGAATACACAGCAATCGTATCTGCATGATATCTTTGGCGCCAAGTCATCCGGTCATGCAGAAATGtaatgaaatagaaaaaataaattttaaagtcacTGAAAAATTGGACAGGGCGTCTAATAAAGTATCAGGTAAAGGCAAACATGGCGCGCAGCCACTGCAGGAAAACTCAAATATTTGTTTCATCACTCTGACAAACGGGGAAACCTGGCCTATAAAATGTTGCATGATTGGTAAATTGATTGAAGTTAATCTGGAGCTGGTAAATAATCCTCAGCTGATTCGAGAACTCCCTCACAGGGGAGGATATCTTGCTATCGTGTTACCAAATATTAAAGTCCACGAGACGATGAGGGACAAACTTCTGGACGAAGAAAGTTACCTGAAAGCTGTTGCTCAGCGGGAAGAAAATCCTGATATTGAAAACAGCAATGCAATTAAACGAGGGAGGAATGACGGGGACGCGCCAGAGAGAGAagcaaaagtaataaaaactttagagtag